The following coding sequences lie in one Megalodesulfovibrio gigas DSM 1382 = ATCC 19364 genomic window:
- a CDS encoding response regulator has translation MPAKKIKLLLVDDEESFVNTLAERLRLREFNPQVALSGEDGLAMIAKSVPDVMVLDLRMPGIDGMEVLRQVRKANPKVQVIILTGHGTEKDKEEATRIGCFEYMKKPVDIDALIFSITNAYQKKLEGMMVAAAFAEAGDFDSADESMIDDGLKDRTGK, from the coding sequence ATGCCTGCCAAGAAAATCAAGCTGCTGCTCGTGGATGATGAAGAAAGCTTTGTGAACACCCTTGCCGAGCGGCTCCGCTTGCGGGAGTTCAATCCCCAGGTGGCCCTCTCTGGCGAGGATGGCCTGGCCATGATCGCAAAGAGCGTGCCCGATGTCATGGTGCTGGACCTGCGCATGCCCGGCATCGATGGCATGGAAGTGCTGCGCCAGGTGCGCAAGGCCAATCCCAAGGTCCAGGTCATCATCCTCACCGGCCACGGCACGGAAAAGGACAAGGAAGAAGCCACCCGCATCGGCTGCTTTGAATACATGAAGAAGCCTGTGGACATCGACGCCTTGATCTTCTCCATCACCAATGCCTATCAGAAAAAGCTCGAAGGCATGATGGTGGCCGCGGCCTTTGCCGAAGCCGGCGACTTCGACAGCGCCGACGAATCCATGATCGACGACGGTCTCAAGGACCGCACCGGCAAGTAA
- a CDS encoding arylesterase, with protein sequence MNDFTPPVARPLRLLAFGDSLTAGWGLPPEAAFPVVLERQLRAAGWDVAVVNAGVSGDTTTGGLNRLPWLLEERWDAAILELGANDMLRGEDPAIVEANLASMLELFRQKGVPVLLAGMLSLANFGEDYTREFNGIYPRLAEEFDAVAYPFFLEGVAGDPALNLPDGLHPNQQGIEQIAERILPKVVELLKRVK encoded by the coding sequence ATGAACGATTTTACACCCCCCGTGGCCCGGCCCCTGCGGCTGCTGGCCTTTGGCGACAGCCTGACTGCCGGCTGGGGCCTGCCGCCAGAGGCGGCCTTTCCCGTGGTGCTGGAACGGCAGCTGCGTGCTGCCGGCTGGGACGTGGCCGTGGTCAATGCCGGCGTCTCCGGAGACACCACCACCGGCGGCCTGAACCGGCTGCCCTGGCTGCTGGAGGAGCGTTGGGACGCCGCCATCCTGGAACTGGGCGCCAACGACATGCTGCGCGGCGAGGATCCGGCCATCGTGGAGGCCAATCTTGCGTCCATGCTGGAGCTTTTCCGCCAGAAGGGCGTGCCCGTGCTCCTGGCCGGCATGCTCTCCCTGGCCAACTTCGGCGAGGACTACACGCGCGAGTTCAACGGCATCTACCCGCGCCTGGCCGAGGAGTTCGACGCCGTGGCGTACCCCTTCTTCCTGGAGGGCGTGGCCGGGGATCCGGCCCTCAACCTGCCTGACGGCCTGCATCCCAACCAGCAGGGCATTGAGCAGATTGCGGAACGCATCCTCCCCAAGGTGGTGGAGCTGCTGAAGCGGGTGAAGTAG
- a CDS encoding two-component system sensor histidine kinase NtrB produces the protein MLPLIQSSYFQNLINGFPDGVIIFNIDGVAYVANATAQRLLGLEERHILGAHWDALFAAQSGSAPLAAALHASRDAARDMAMHGADEPAQQPPAHADWTRPDGQIRHLSATTSHIVEYGKLFGILLALTDVTHIFEMHARERRMLKEHHALEQERARSLEHFSMAVAHQIRNPVMTIAGFSRLLLRKAAPESSQHEQLQAILDGGVRLHAIVQAVSDFTALQVRDMQPVELGQCCRAALELARGECPAPVEWMVELPEHACPAAGDSALLTQAVLELLHNAAEAAAQGAQGAQDAQDAQDAQDAQGAAPRVRLRLGSVLDGHVVEIEDTGPGIAAENLPYLFDPFFTTKPVGVGMGLCKVQRIIREHNGTVTLENLDAQPGARARVVLVRMG, from the coding sequence GTGTTGCCCCTCATTCAGTCGTCCTATTTTCAGAACCTCATCAACGGCTTTCCCGACGGAGTGATCATCTTCAACATCGACGGCGTGGCCTACGTGGCCAACGCCACGGCCCAGCGCCTGCTCGGGCTGGAGGAGCGCCACATCCTCGGGGCCCATTGGGATGCGCTGTTTGCCGCCCAGTCTGGCAGCGCGCCCCTGGCTGCGGCCCTGCATGCCTCGCGCGACGCCGCACGGGACATGGCCATGCATGGAGCGGATGAGCCGGCGCAGCAGCCCCCCGCCCATGCCGACTGGACCCGCCCGGACGGCCAGATCCGTCATCTTTCCGCCACCACCTCGCATATTGTGGAATACGGCAAGCTCTTCGGCATCCTCCTGGCCCTGACCGACGTGACCCATATTTTCGAGATGCACGCCCGCGAACGCCGCATGCTGAAGGAGCACCACGCCCTGGAACAGGAGCGCGCCCGCAGTCTGGAGCACTTTTCCATGGCCGTGGCGCATCAGATCCGCAACCCGGTGATGACCATCGCCGGGTTCTCCCGCCTGCTCCTGCGCAAGGCAGCGCCGGAATCCAGCCAGCACGAGCAGTTGCAGGCCATTCTGGACGGCGGCGTGCGGCTGCATGCCATCGTCCAGGCCGTCAGCGACTTCACCGCCCTGCAGGTCCGGGACATGCAGCCCGTGGAGCTGGGCCAGTGCTGCCGGGCAGCGCTGGAGCTGGCGCGCGGGGAGTGCCCGGCGCCGGTGGAATGGATGGTCGAGCTGCCCGAACACGCCTGCCCTGCCGCGGGGGATTCCGCCCTGCTGACCCAGGCGGTCCTGGAACTGCTGCACAACGCCGCCGAAGCTGCGGCCCAGGGTGCCCAGGGTGCCCAGGACGCCCAGGACGCCCAGGACGCCCAGGACGCCCAGGGCGCTGCGCCGAGGGTCCGGCTGCGGCTGGGCTCGGTTCTCGATGGGCATGTGGTGGAGATCGAAGATACCGGCCCAGGCATCGCCGCCGAGAACCTGCCGTATCTGTTCGATCCGTTCTTCACCACCAAGCCCGTGGGCGTGGGCATGGGCCTGTGCAAGGTCCAGCGCATCATCCGCGAGCATAACGGCACGGTGACGCTGGAAAACCTGGACGCGCAGCCGGGAGCCAGGGCGCGGGTGGTGCTGGTACGAATGGGTTAA
- a CDS encoding ABC transporter permease, whose amino-acid sequence MTALQQLLLAVRLARRELRSGLAGFGVFLACLALGVGAVATVGVVSASVDATLQRDARILFGGDLGISQTHLPIAANATEFLRQEGEVTTFVAMRTMLRPETGQPGQPAGGRRSLLVELKAVEPSYPLVGEVEMEGGGSLADALAATAGVPGMVKDGVPGMAVERSVLQRLKLQVGDTVRLGRSVLRIGGVIRKEPDRPAGFLGLGPRVMLAAQDLPATGLVQPGSVVTHTTLVRLDDPARRSPVREGLQRDFAEPGWRLRTLDDASPGLSRFFDNFANYLTLVGLASLLVGGIGVANGVQGYLARKDTTIATLKCLGASRRLVTTTYLLQITALALLGSGLGSGLGVGAAAAVIPALSDALGIEVTLSVQPLSLCTAMAYGLLTSLAFGLWPLSAAGSISPARLFRGYADAAPRRPSWPARLGSLACAALLVALTVLGAHHGGATRVILGFYGGVLATMIVFRLFAWLLMHAAARLPHPSSPRLRMALANLHRPGAATPAVVFSLGLGLTILAAISLVDGNLQHAIATQFPSRAPSYFFIDIQHTQIEQFRALAAAVPGVTRLEDEPSLRGRIVNIDGVPVSQRNIGENAQWAVRGDRGLTFAATPPKGSRITAGQWWPPDYDGPPLICLEANIARGFGVGVGDTLTVSVLGREVTGTIAVLRSIDWSSLALNHAIVFTPNALAGAPHAYIATAYAEAEAEGQLFEAVADAMPSVVAVGVKEVLADVQRIAETIGLAVRAAGLVTVAAGILVLAESLRANLTRRRYEAVVFKVLGATRLDVLRVLLWEFLLLGAASAVVAAGLGAALAWAFTDAILRTEYVLLPVPLAASLAAGVAATVVLGLWAVRSVLSRSAWEFLRNE is encoded by the coding sequence ATGACCGCCCTGCAGCAACTCCTCCTGGCCGTGCGCCTGGCCCGACGGGAACTGCGCTCCGGGCTGGCCGGCTTTGGCGTGTTTCTGGCCTGCCTGGCCCTGGGCGTGGGCGCGGTGGCCACGGTGGGCGTGGTCTCCGCCTCGGTGGACGCCACCCTGCAACGCGACGCCCGCATTCTCTTCGGCGGCGACCTGGGGATCTCCCAGACGCACCTGCCCATCGCAGCCAATGCCACCGAATTTCTGCGGCAGGAAGGCGAAGTCACCACCTTCGTCGCCATGCGCACCATGCTGCGGCCCGAGACGGGCCAGCCCGGGCAGCCGGCGGGCGGCCGACGTTCCCTGCTGGTGGAACTCAAGGCCGTGGAGCCGAGCTATCCGCTGGTGGGCGAGGTGGAGATGGAAGGCGGCGGCAGCCTGGCCGACGCCCTGGCGGCCACAGCCGGCGTGCCCGGCATGGTCAAAGACGGCGTGCCCGGCATGGCCGTGGAACGCAGCGTGCTCCAGCGGCTCAAGCTCCAGGTGGGCGATACCGTGCGCCTGGGCCGCAGCGTGCTGCGCATCGGCGGCGTCATCCGCAAGGAGCCGGACCGCCCGGCCGGGTTCCTGGGGCTGGGACCGCGGGTCATGCTGGCAGCGCAGGATCTGCCCGCCACGGGCCTTGTCCAGCCCGGCAGCGTCGTCACGCACACCACCCTGGTCCGGCTGGACGATCCTGCCCGCCGCAGCCCCGTGCGCGAGGGCCTGCAACGAGACTTCGCCGAACCGGGCTGGCGGCTGCGCACCCTGGACGACGCCAGTCCGGGCCTCTCCCGCTTCTTCGACAACTTCGCCAACTACCTCACCCTGGTGGGCCTGGCCTCCCTGCTGGTGGGCGGCATCGGGGTGGCCAACGGCGTGCAGGGGTATCTGGCCCGCAAGGACACCACCATCGCCACCCTCAAATGCCTGGGAGCCTCGCGGCGGCTGGTCACGACCACGTATTTGCTGCAGATTACCGCCCTGGCCCTGCTGGGCAGCGGGCTGGGCAGCGGGCTGGGCGTGGGCGCGGCGGCGGCGGTCATTCCGGCGTTGTCCGACGCCCTGGGCATTGAAGTGACCTTGTCCGTGCAGCCGCTCTCCCTGTGCACGGCCATGGCCTATGGCTTGCTGACCAGCCTGGCCTTTGGCCTGTGGCCGCTTTCCGCCGCCGGGAGCATCTCCCCGGCCCGGCTCTTCCGCGGCTATGCGGACGCCGCCCCCCGCCGTCCTTCCTGGCCGGCCCGGCTGGGCAGCCTGGCCTGCGCCGCGCTGCTGGTGGCCCTGACGGTGCTGGGGGCGCATCACGGCGGCGCCACCCGGGTCATCCTCGGCTTCTACGGCGGCGTGCTGGCCACCATGATCGTCTTCCGCCTCTTCGCCTGGCTGCTCATGCATGCCGCGGCCCGGCTGCCGCATCCATCCAGCCCGCGGCTGCGCATGGCCCTGGCCAACCTGCACCGGCCCGGCGCGGCCACGCCGGCGGTAGTCTTTTCCCTGGGGCTGGGCCTGACCATCCTGGCGGCCATTTCCCTGGTGGACGGCAACCTGCAGCACGCCATCGCCACGCAGTTCCCCAGCCGGGCGCCGTCCTATTTCTTCATCGACATCCAGCATACGCAGATCGAACAGTTCCGCGCCCTGGCCGCCGCCGTGCCCGGCGTGACCCGCCTGGAGGACGAGCCATCCCTGCGCGGCCGCATCGTCAATATCGACGGCGTGCCCGTGAGCCAGCGGAACATCGGCGAGAATGCCCAATGGGCTGTCCGGGGCGACCGGGGGCTGACCTTTGCCGCCACGCCGCCCAAGGGATCGCGCATCACCGCCGGGCAATGGTGGCCGCCGGACTATGACGGCCCGCCGCTGATCTGCCTGGAGGCAAACATCGCCCGCGGCTTCGGCGTCGGCGTGGGGGATACGCTGACCGTGAGCGTGCTGGGCCGCGAGGTGACGGGAACCATCGCCGTGCTGCGCAGCATCGACTGGTCCTCCCTGGCCCTGAATCACGCCATCGTCTTCACGCCCAACGCCCTGGCCGGCGCACCGCATGCGTACATCGCCACGGCGTATGCCGAGGCCGAGGCCGAAGGGCAGCTTTTCGAGGCCGTCGCCGACGCCATGCCCAGCGTGGTGGCCGTGGGGGTCAAGGAAGTGCTGGCCGACGTGCAACGCATCGCCGAAACCATCGGGCTGGCCGTACGGGCTGCCGGGCTGGTGACGGTGGCCGCAGGGATTCTCGTGCTGGCCGAGAGCCTGCGCGCCAACCTGACCCGCCGGCGCTATGAGGCCGTGGTGTTCAAGGTGCTGGGCGCCACGCGGCTGGATGTGCTGCGGGTGCTGCTGTGGGAATTCCTGCTCCTGGGCGCAGCGTCGGCCGTGGTGGCCGCCGGCCTGGGGGCGGCCCTGGCCTGGGCCTTTACGGACGCCATCCTGCGCACGGAGTATGTGCTGCTGCCTGTGCCCCTGGCCGCCAGCCTGGCGGCCGGCGTGGCCGCCACCGTGGTGCTGGGGCTGTGGGCCGTGCGCAGCGTGCTTTCCCGCAGTGCGTGGGAGTTTTTGCGCAATGAATGA
- a CDS encoding ATP-dependent helicase, translating into MIDYQSHLNPAQWEAVRTVDGPVLVLAGAGSGKTRTIVYRLAYMTQQGVPPQRILLLTFTRKAAQEMLHRAGQLMGHGPAALHGVQGGTFHAFAYSVLRRTPPPGFPDRCTLMDRSDAETVMREIKSTAGLGKGDRSFPKTGTILDHYSKARNKELPLDEVVKQESFHLIPYAGAMQQLCDAYAVFRREKGLLDYDDLLFGLESLFRHDPETLARCRERFSHVMVDEYQDTNLVQDRLVTLLVGTGEPGSMGGNVMAVGDDAQSIYAFRGANISNILTFPDRHHGTRLIKLEQNYRSTQPILDLTNAILSQAQAQFRKQLFSDRTDGPVPRLVRPLSDRTQAQIVCEEIIRQCAAYGPEQVAVLFRAGYHSYHLEVALNRAGVRFRKYGGLKYTEAAHIKDAMAYLRVAVNPADMPSMHRILAQVEGIGPKTAASLFNALMAGDAKTVAKLTKKHPQAADMLALLDRLRAAPPRPVPLLEQILEFYQPILERLHPDDHPRRRTGLEELVQIAAGYEDAGQFLADLHLENPEQPEAEGGPAVCLSTIHSAKGLEWRAVHIIDLVEDRFPSRQALLKAEDFEEERRLLYVACTRARDELSLYVPTSIYKRGQNISEPATASPFLREMGVHVFEEWREGYNGMLSKWGGMAREPGSTPAAPAKAQASPPWQPSAAVPKAPPPVSQAAQPAPGDLGWCRHKVFGRGKLVQHLPPDKYRVNFPSFGLKVILAEYLEREE; encoded by the coding sequence TTGATCGATTACCAATCCCATCTCAATCCCGCCCAGTGGGAGGCCGTGCGCACCGTGGACGGCCCGGTGCTGGTGCTGGCCGGCGCAGGCAGCGGCAAAACGCGCACCATCGTCTATCGTCTGGCGTACATGACCCAGCAAGGCGTCCCGCCGCAGCGCATCCTGCTGCTCACCTTCACCCGCAAGGCCGCCCAGGAGATGCTCCACCGCGCCGGCCAGCTCATGGGTCATGGCCCCGCGGCACTGCACGGTGTGCAGGGCGGCACCTTTCACGCCTTTGCCTACAGTGTGCTGCGCCGCACGCCGCCGCCAGGCTTTCCGGACCGCTGCACCCTCATGGACCGCAGCGACGCCGAAACCGTGATGCGGGAGATCAAATCCACCGCCGGCCTGGGCAAGGGCGACCGCTCCTTCCCCAAAACCGGCACCATCCTGGACCACTATTCCAAGGCCCGGAACAAGGAACTGCCCCTGGACGAAGTGGTCAAGCAGGAGAGCTTCCACCTCATCCCCTATGCAGGGGCCATGCAGCAGTTGTGCGACGCCTATGCCGTTTTCCGCCGTGAAAAGGGGCTCCTGGATTATGACGACCTGCTCTTTGGCCTGGAATCCCTCTTTCGCCACGATCCCGAGACCCTGGCCCGCTGCCGGGAGCGCTTCAGCCATGTGATGGTGGATGAGTATCAGGACACGAACCTGGTGCAGGATCGGCTGGTGACGCTCCTGGTCGGCACGGGAGAGCCAGGATCCATGGGCGGCAACGTGATGGCCGTGGGGGACGACGCCCAGTCCATCTATGCCTTCCGCGGAGCAAACATCTCGAACATCCTCACCTTTCCAGATCGCCACCACGGCACGCGGCTCATCAAGCTGGAGCAGAACTACCGTTCCACCCAGCCCATCCTGGATCTGACCAACGCCATCCTGTCCCAGGCCCAGGCCCAGTTCCGCAAGCAGTTGTTCAGCGACCGCACCGACGGTCCCGTGCCGCGGCTGGTGCGCCCGCTTTCGGACCGCACCCAGGCCCAGATCGTCTGCGAGGAGATCATCCGCCAATGCGCTGCCTACGGGCCGGAGCAGGTGGCCGTGCTCTTCCGCGCCGGCTACCACTCCTATCACCTGGAAGTGGCGCTCAACCGCGCCGGCGTGCGCTTTCGGAAGTACGGCGGCCTCAAGTACACCGAAGCCGCGCACATCAAGGACGCCATGGCCTACCTGCGCGTGGCCGTGAATCCCGCAGACATGCCTTCCATGCATCGCATCCTGGCGCAGGTGGAGGGCATCGGCCCCAAGACGGCCGCCAGCCTGTTCAACGCCCTGATGGCCGGGGACGCCAAGACCGTGGCCAAACTCACCAAAAAGCACCCCCAGGCCGCGGACATGCTGGCCCTGCTGGACCGCCTGCGCGCCGCCCCGCCCAGGCCGGTGCCGCTGCTGGAACAGATTCTCGAATTCTACCAGCCGATTCTGGAACGCCTGCACCCTGACGACCATCCCCGCCGCCGCACCGGCCTGGAAGAGCTGGTGCAGATTGCCGCGGGCTACGAGGACGCCGGACAGTTCCTGGCCGATCTGCACCTGGAGAACCCCGAGCAGCCCGAGGCCGAAGGCGGGCCCGCGGTCTGCCTCTCCACCATCCATTCGGCCAAGGGCCTGGAATGGCGGGCGGTGCACATCATCGATCTGGTGGAAGACCGCTTCCCCTCCCGCCAAGCCCTGCTCAAGGCCGAGGACTTCGAGGAGGAACGCCGGCTGCTGTACGTGGCCTGCACCCGGGCCCGGGACGAGTTGTCCCTGTATGTGCCCACGTCCATTTACAAGCGCGGGCAGAACATCTCCGAACCGGCCACCGCCAGCCCGTTCCTGCGGGAAATGGGCGTGCACGTGTTCGAGGAATGGCGCGAGGGCTACAACGGCATGCTCTCCAAATGGGGCGGCATGGCCCGGGAACCGGGATCGACGCCAGCGGCCCCGGCCAAGGCCCAGGCCTCGCCACCCTGGCAACCGTCTGCGGCCGTGCCCAAGGCGCCGCCGCCGGTCTCCCAGGCGGCCCAGCCCGCACCGGGGGATCTGGGCTGGTGCCGGCACAAGGTCTTCGGCCGCGGCAAACTGGTGCAGCATCTGCCCCCGGACAAATACCGCGTGAACTTCCCCAGCTTCGGCCTCAAGGTGATCCTGGCGGAATACCTGGAGCGGGAGGAATAG
- a CDS encoding DUF4238 domain-containing protein has translation MKTKMQRCKNQHYLPCFLMRGFLTNNAQKKGELTHAFFKDDKYSFRHARSIRSIGHDEFFYDTEEKSADEHITRLENTWATQLDNARKTASIATDDIQWISSFISHLVMRTENTRNTFRDMQQNVATEADKHLNNMQSITEITNLYLAESEKMREIKRLLSILQKSKVTSKKKIPTAHQLASTMAQHIHKQFQPIFQSMPTEINNSTKSAHIDALTTDPDTLGRTQQYRNMFWTIRNYTADTLILGDIGPVAIEQHGNHTLAVLCSQPSVILLPISSKSLLLGTKETLPPNFSPEEINAMSASLSSNFFIAASVTPENEALRTHINSKRTVHITSSFNKAVATSPFSTSSIISIMKTQKKRR, from the coding sequence ATGAAAACGAAAATGCAGCGTTGCAAAAATCAACACTATCTTCCCTGCTTCCTCATGCGCGGTTTTTTGACGAACAATGCACAGAAGAAGGGGGAGTTGACCCACGCCTTCTTTAAGGATGACAAATACTCCTTCAGACATGCCAGAAGTATACGCAGCATTGGCCACGATGAATTTTTTTATGATACAGAAGAAAAATCTGCTGACGAACACATCACCAGGCTTGAGAACACTTGGGCAACGCAACTAGATAACGCCAGAAAAACAGCATCTATTGCCACTGATGACATTCAGTGGATTTCTAGCTTTATCTCTCACCTTGTAATGAGAACGGAAAACACCAGAAATACTTTCCGCGATATGCAGCAAAATGTGGCCACAGAAGCCGACAAGCATCTTAACAATATGCAAAGCATTACAGAAATCACCAACCTCTACTTGGCAGAATCTGAAAAGATGAGGGAAATAAAACGGCTGCTCAGTATACTACAAAAATCAAAAGTCACAAGTAAAAAAAAGATCCCCACGGCTCACCAGTTAGCGTCCACCATGGCCCAGCATATACATAAACAATTTCAACCTATTTTCCAAAGCATGCCAACTGAAATCAACAATTCAACCAAATCCGCGCATATTGACGCTCTAACAACAGATCCAGACACACTTGGCCGCACACAACAATACCGCAATATGTTCTGGACAATTCGAAACTACACCGCTGATACATTAATACTTGGCGATATAGGCCCTGTCGCAATTGAGCAGCACGGCAACCATACCCTGGCCGTATTGTGCTCGCAACCAAGCGTAATATTGCTGCCAATTAGCTCAAAATCTCTTCTCCTCGGGACAAAAGAAACGTTGCCACCAAATTTTTCTCCAGAAGAAATCAATGCCATGTCAGCTTCACTATCTAGCAATTTTTTCATTGCAGCATCTGTCACCCCAGAAAATGAAGCGCTACGAACTCACATAAACTCCAAAAGAACAGTACACATCACGTCTTCCTTTAACAAAGCTGTCGCCACATCGCCTTTCAGTACAAGTTCCATCATCAGCATAATGAAAACACAAAAAAAACGCCGCTAG
- a CDS encoding ABC transporter ATP-binding protein, whose amino-acid sequence MLADSLGGSADPTAATSLAAMRAVSLTVQGGSGAVNVLRDLSMDLYHGETVAVTGPSGSGKTTMLMVLAGLERPTSGRIVVDGQDLSTLDEDGLARFRRGRVGIVFQGFHLVPTMTALENAALPLELAGDAQAGIKAAAALDAVGLGARLRNYPAQLSGGEQQRVAIARAFTPRPRLLLADEPTGNLDAATGERVMELLFSLQREYGATLLLITHDMALARRCGRILQMHDGRLLTPQPDGAPQP is encoded by the coding sequence ATGCTTGCAGACTCCCTCGGCGGATCCGCAGATCCGACGGCAGCAACGTCCCTGGCGGCCATGCGGGCCGTCTCCCTCACCGTACAGGGGGGCAGCGGCGCGGTCAACGTGTTGCGCGATCTCTCCATGGATCTGTACCACGGCGAAACCGTGGCCGTCACCGGGCCGTCGGGCTCGGGCAAGACCACCATGCTCATGGTCCTGGCCGGGCTGGAGCGCCCCACCTCGGGCCGCATCGTGGTGGACGGGCAGGATCTCTCCACGCTGGACGAAGACGGCCTGGCCCGCTTCCGGCGCGGCCGCGTGGGCATCGTCTTCCAGGGATTCCACCTCGTGCCGACCATGACCGCCCTGGAAAACGCCGCCCTGCCCCTGGAACTGGCCGGGGACGCCCAGGCCGGCATCAAGGCCGCGGCCGCCCTGGACGCCGTGGGCCTGGGCGCACGACTGCGGAACTATCCCGCCCAGCTCTCCGGCGGGGAACAACAACGCGTGGCCATTGCCCGGGCCTTCACGCCCCGGCCCCGGCTGCTGCTGGCGGACGAGCCCACCGGCAATCTGGACGCCGCCACCGGCGAACGCGTCATGGAACTGCTCTTTTCCCTGCAGCGCGAGTATGGCGCCACCCTGCTGCTCATCACCCACGATATGGCCCTGGCCCGGCGCTGCGGCCGCATCCTCCAGATGCACGACGGCCGACTGCTGACCCCGCAGCCAGATGGAGCCCCCCAGCCATGA
- a CDS encoding response regulator: MTLDRDKWRILLVDDEVEFVSTLAERLSLRDIEPEVVHDGQEALARIHARTPHVVILDMFMPGMKGLDVLRTLRFSHPQVQVVLLTGHGATRDAMEGMRLGAFDYMVKPINIDDLLKKITEAMDAAGFTE, encoded by the coding sequence ATGACTCTCGACCGAGACAAATGGCGGATTTTGCTGGTGGACGACGAGGTGGAGTTCGTCTCCACCCTGGCGGAGCGCCTGAGCCTTCGCGACATTGAACCCGAGGTGGTGCACGATGGGCAGGAGGCTCTGGCCCGAATCCATGCCCGCACGCCGCATGTGGTGATTCTGGACATGTTCATGCCCGGCATGAAGGGGCTGGACGTGCTCAGAACCCTGCGCTTCAGCCATCCACAGGTGCAGGTGGTCCTGCTCACGGGCCACGGCGCCACGCGGGATGCCATGGAGGGCATGCGGCTCGGGGCGTTCGATTACATGGTTAAGCCTATCAATATCGACGACCTGCTTAAGAAAATTACCGAGGCCATGGATGCCGCAGGATTTACCGAATAG
- the ehuB gene encoding ectoine/hydroxyectoine ABC transporter substrate-binding protein EhuB: protein MDTFRRAAQPSIFPWRSLTGWAGLMLCAVAAVGAAVWLLSGRPWDRSLARLVDAGVIRIGYANEAPYAFLRPDGEVSGHGPELARRIVEHLGIERVEWRVTDFSALIAELEDGHIDVIAAGMFITQERARRVQFSEPIFRVEQALLVAKGNPKGLHSYADALTRPDVKLAVLSGAVEAELLQRLGVPDAQRVLLPDVATGRAAVETGLADGLALTSPTIEWMVRHDYTGKTARAAPFRQTILGQESGHGYGAFAFRKEDRALLEAWNAAQGELLYGRDFQMLIEEFGFTRNELPGPVRTREILSR, encoded by the coding sequence TTGGATACGTTCAGACGAGCCGCGCAGCCCTCAATCTTTCCCTGGCGCAGTCTGACCGGCTGGGCCGGGCTTATGCTGTGCGCCGTGGCCGCCGTGGGGGCGGCCGTGTGGCTGCTCTCGGGGCGGCCGTGGGATCGCTCCCTGGCCCGTCTGGTGGATGCCGGCGTCATCCGTATCGGGTACGCCAACGAAGCCCCCTATGCCTTCCTGCGTCCTGATGGCGAGGTCAGCGGGCATGGCCCGGAATTGGCCCGGCGCATTGTGGAACACCTGGGCATCGAACGGGTGGAATGGCGGGTGACGGACTTCAGCGCGCTCATTGCCGAGCTGGAAGACGGGCACATCGACGTCATTGCTGCCGGGATGTTCATCACCCAGGAACGCGCCCGCCGCGTGCAGTTCTCGGAACCCATTTTCCGTGTGGAACAGGCCCTGCTGGTGGCCAAAGGCAATCCCAAGGGGCTGCACTCCTATGCGGATGCCCTGACCCGGCCGGATGTGAAACTCGCCGTCCTCTCCGGGGCGGTGGAGGCCGAGCTGCTCCAACGGCTTGGTGTGCCGGATGCCCAGCGCGTGCTGCTGCCGGATGTCGCCACTGGCCGCGCGGCCGTGGAAACCGGCCTGGCGGACGGGCTGGCCCTCACGTCGCCCACCATCGAATGGATGGTTCGCCACGACTATACCGGCAAAACAGCGCGCGCTGCCCCCTTTAGGCAAACGATCCTTGGGCAAGAGAGCGGCCACGGCTACGGCGCCTTTGCCTTTCGCAAGGAAGATCGCGCCCTGTTGGAAGCCTGGAACGCGGCGCAGGGCGAGTTGTTGTATGGCCGGGATTTTCAGATGCTCATTGAGGAATTCGGCTTCACTCGCAATGAATTGCCCGGCCCGGTGCGCACCAGGGAGATTCTGTCCCGATGA